Genomic DNA from Deinococcus humi:
AGGGTGGCAGCCAGCGGGCGTCGTCCGGCTGCGCGCGGACCTGGGCGGCCAAGGCAGGCCAGTCTTCCAGAGCGGCCAGCGCGGCCAGCCGGACGGGGCGTCCCTCCCCGGAGAGCAGTCCGGCCAGTCTGCCTACCGCTCCGGCGCGGTCTGCCGGCTCCACCCCGGTCCAGGCGGCGCGCAGGGCGGGCGTGGGGGTCCAGCCCAGCGCATCCGAACCGGCCAGCAGCGCGCGGGCATGGGGTGGCAATTGTCGGAGTTCTCTGCGCAGCGCGGCCCGCAGCAGTTCGGGTGGCCAGGAAGCCGAGGACAGATGCGGTGTGCAGGCCGCCAGCGCCGCCGTCGCCCCGGCCAGCCCCCGGATGTCCGGGTCCGCCAGCAAAGCGGGCGTGTCCGCCCCGGCCTCTCCCCCACGCAGGCGGACCAGCAGGCTCAGGCGGTCCAGGTGACGTCCGGTCTCGGCCACCAGCAACTCGGCTTCGGCGCGCGGCACGCCCAAGCGGGCCATCAGGTAGCCGCGCGCCTCGGCCGGGGTGGGCGGGTGCAGCGCGATGGTCTCGGGAGGTGGCACGCCGGGAGATGGAGAGCGGAGGTCAGCGGGGGCAGCGTCCTCCAGCGCCAGCAGCACCGCCAGCCCAGGGGGCGCCGCGTTCAGCAGGTGTTCGACGGCCCAGCGCGCCGGGGAAATGGCCGAACCCTCCGTGCTGCGGGGCGAACTGGCCGCGAAATTCAGGTCATCGGTCACCCGCACCAGCAACGTGCCGGACGCCGGAAGTTGACGGCGCGCGGCCTCCGACTGCGCCGCCGCCAGTTGCGCGTAAGCCGTACCGGGAGCGGCCCCCAGTCCCAGCAATCCGGACACGTCGCCGGACAGGAACAGCCGCTTCACGGGAAGCCCCGCCTCGCGCAGGGCGAAGTCCAGGCTGTCCAGCAGCACGGTCTTGCCAGCCCCGGCCCGGCCCGTCACGATCAACCGGGGACAACGGCCCGCCCGCACCCCGGCCAGGAATTGCCGGTAGGCCCGTTTCTTGCTGCGGCCCAGCAATTCCAGTTCGGCGGGCAGCGGCGTCGGCGCCGGAGCCGGAGCGGTGGGAGTTGCGGGCAGCGGGCGGCCCACCTCAGCGGCCAGTTCGGTCAGAATGGCGCGCAGGGTTTCCCGGTCCGCCGACGTGCCGATATCGCGGTAGATGATGTTCCGGACCGCCGCGGCCCCGGTCCCACGCGCCCGCATCTCGCCCTCCAGCCAGCGCAGGCTGCCGCGCCGCACCCCGGCAGCCCCACCGCTAGCATCCGGGGGCAGGTGGGCGCGCAGGTCGGCCAGCACCGCCTTGTAGTTCACGATGCCTCCCAGCGTAGCACCCCTGGACGCAATCTGGACCCGGTTCAGAAAAGAGCCGGGCTGACGTACCTGACGGGGGCATCAGCATCGTGACGCGCGGCTGTGTATACTCGGCGCAGCCCTTAAACCAATCCCCCTTTCAGCCATTTCTATGGCCCCTCTGGAGAATCCCTATGCGCACCCCCATGCTGATCGCCGCCCTGACCGCCGCCCTTGTGGCCCCCTCCGCCTACGCCCAGAGCCAGGCCGCGGCCCAGGACCTCTACGATTCGGGCAAGTGGCAGGAAGCGGCCCTGGCCGCCGCTGCCCTGAACACCAGCGCGGGCCTGGCCCTGGCCGCCGAGGCCACCACAGCCGGGGCAGGTCTGGTCGCTGACGCCCAGAAAAAGGCCCTGTTCCAGAAAGCCCAGGACTACGCCAAGAGCGCGATTGCCAAAGACAGGAACAACGCCGACGCCTACTTTGAACTGGCCCGCGCACAGGGGCGCCTGGCGCAGTTCTCGGGCATCCTGCAGAGCCTGGGCTTGGCCGGGGACATGAAGAAGAACCTGGATCAGGCCATCAAGCTGAACCCCAGACTGGCCGGGGCTTACGTGGCGCTGGGCCTGTGGCACGCCAACCTGGACGAGAAGGGCTTCATCGCCCGCCGCGCTACCGGGGCAGACAAGAACCAGATCGCCCCCAACTTCGAGAAAGCCTTCGCACTGGAACCCAACGTGGCCGTCCACCACATCGAGTACGCCAATGCCCTGATCCTCCAGAAGCGTAAGGCCGAGGCCGCTGCCGAACTGCAAAAAGCCATCGGCATGCCCGCCGACACCTTCTGGCAAAAGCGTGACCTGGAAGCGGCGAAGAAGACCCTGGCCAGCCTGAGGTAAGCGGATCTGAGACGCAGCACACCGGGGCTGACCTCCTCCGGTGTGCTGTGCCCTATCCACTAAAAGGCAAGAGTAGACCGTCGCTTCCAACGCCCGTGCCCGCCTTTCACGAGGCGGCGCGCTAAATTGGCTTTCATGATCGCCTACAGTGAGGTCAGCGCCTTTACACGCACGCCAGGCCAGGGCAACCGCGCAGGCGTGGTGCTGGACGCCGCCGGGCTGAGCGAGGCCGAGATGCGCGAGCTGGCCGCCTTTCTGGGGGCCCCCGAGACCGTGTTCGTCATCCGCCTGGGCCGCTCTGCCGTGCGGGTGCGCTACTTCACCCCCACGCAGGAGGTGGAGTTCTGCGGCCACGCCACGCTGGCCCTGGGGCTGATGCTGGCGCAATCGGGCCACTGGCGTGGCGAGGCGCTGGAACTTGAAACGCTGGCAGGCCGCGTGCCTCTGCGCCTGATCAGCGAGGCGGGCGTGCCGCAGCAGGTCTGGATGCAGCAGCAGCGTCACGAGGTCCGGCCCCTGCCCACCACCCTGCGTGCCGAACTGGCCGAGGCACTGGGCATCGACGCCCGCATGATCCACCGCGGCCTGCCGATGGCTGCCGCCAGCACGGGGCTGTGGAGCGCTTTCGTGCCGCTGCTGGACCCGATGATCCTGGACGGCCTGCAACCTGATCTGGAGCAGATCGCCATGCTCAGTGAAGCCCTGGAGGTGGGCAGCGTGTACGCCTACGCCCCCATGGGGGTCAACCGTCTTGCGGCGCGCGATTTTGCCCCCGCCCTGGGGATTCCCGAAGACCCCGTGACCGGCAGCGCAGGCGGCGCGTTGATGGCCCTGCTGGCGCAGGGGGGCCGCCTGCCGGTACGCGCCGGACGGGCCTGCGGCGTGATCTACCAGGGCCACGCGCTGGGCACTCCCGGCGAGGTGGAAGTGGAGGTGGAAATGCGCGGCGACGCGGTGGTGGCCGTGCACGTCGGCGGCTGCGCGGTGCTGGAACGCGAGGGGTTGTGGAAACGCGGGGCAACGCGAGAGGGCTGAGCCGTCAGCTCAGAGCGCACGTCCTGTCCCAGGTCATCTCCGCCCGCCATCTATCCTCCCCCACCCTGCCCTGACGCCCAGCCCATAGACTGCCGCCCATGCTGGGACTGATTTGCGTGGATGTGGACGGAACCTTGATCGGCACAGACAACACCGTGCGGGACGATGTGTGGGCGGCGCTGGCGGACGCACGGGCGCGCGGCATTCGCATCGCGCTGTGCAGTGGGCGGCCAGCCATCGGCAACGCGCTGGGCTACGCGCGGCGGCTGGACGCCGACGGCTGGCACGTTTTTCAGAATGGGGCCAGCGTGGTAAGGGTGGACTCGGGGGAAAGCCTCTCCGAGGCCTTGCCCGAGGACGCGCTGCCCATGCTGATTGGCCGCGCCCACGCCGAGGACCGCCTGCTGGAGGTCTACACCGACACCGAATTCGGCGTGACCAGACCCGGCACGCTGGCCGAGCGCCACTCTGCGCTGCTGGGCGTACCGTATGACCCCCGCACCCCGGAGTCACTGGTGGGCACGCGGGTACGGGCGCAGTGGGTCGTGCCACGCGAGCAGGAGTCGGCGGTGACGGCGGAGCCGCATGCGGGGCTGGACCTGCACCCGGCGGGCAGCCCAGCCATGCCGGACACCATGTTCATCAGCATTACCCGCGCGGGCATCAGCAAGGGCAGTGCGGTGCGGCGCATCGCGGCGGAATACGGGCTCGACATGGACCGCGTAATGATGGTGGGCGACGGAGAGAACGATGTGAGCGCCATGCGGGTGGTGGGCCATCCGGTGGCAATGGGCAACGCGGACCCTCCTGCCCGCGCCGCGGCCCGCTACACGGTGGGCCACGTCGATGATGGCGGTTTGATGGAGGCCGTGGGGTTGGCGCTGACCTTGTAATCGCCTAGATTGCGGGGACATGCTGGACACCGTCGAAAAAACAGTGCAGGTGGGCGCACGGGCCATCGCCTCGCTGGCAGAGTTCTCGGCAGCGGCGGTGATTGCTGCCGCAATCGTGCAGGCGCTGTGGCGCTCGCTGCACGCCCTGTTCCTGCCACGCGATCCTGGTGCCAACGATCAGGCCAAGCAGAACCTGCGCCTGCAACTGGGCCGCTGGCTGGCCATCGCGCTGGAATTCCTGCTGGCCGCCGACATCCTGCTGACCGCCATCGCCCCCACCTGGGAGGATATCGGCAAGCTGGGGGCCATTGCGCTGATCCGCACGGCGCTGAACTATTTCCTAGAACGTGAGATCGACGCGAACAACCGCGAAAAAAGCAAGCGGAAAGTGGGCGGAAACATGGAGCAGGAAGCCTAGAAAGAAGGGGGGCGCTTAGCTCAGTCGCCCAGCGCGGCCCGCACCGCGTCCACGATGCGCTCGCCGTAATTCTCGATGCGCTTCGGTCCCATGCCGGGCAGACCTTGCAACTCGTCCAGACTGCGTGGGCAGGCCAGGGCCAGGGCCTCCAGCGTGGCGTTGGGGAAGATCACGAAGGCGCTGTGGCCGGTCTCACGGCACAGCTCCCGGCGCAGTTCCCGCAGG
This window encodes:
- a CDS encoding DUF1622 domain-containing protein; protein product: MLDTVEKTVQVGARAIASLAEFSAAAVIAAAIVQALWRSLHALFLPRDPGANDQAKQNLRLQLGRWLAIALEFLLAADILLTAIAPTWEDIGKLGAIALIRTALNYFLEREIDANNREKSKRKVGGNMEQEA
- a CDS encoding PhzF family phenazine biosynthesis isomerase, whose product is MIAYSEVSAFTRTPGQGNRAGVVLDAAGLSEAEMRELAAFLGAPETVFVIRLGRSAVRVRYFTPTQEVEFCGHATLALGLMLAQSGHWRGEALELETLAGRVPLRLISEAGVPQQVWMQQQRHEVRPLPTTLRAELAEALGIDARMIHRGLPMAAASTGLWSAFVPLLDPMILDGLQPDLEQIAMLSEALEVGSVYAYAPMGVNRLAARDFAPALGIPEDPVTGSAGGALMALLAQGGRLPVRAGRACGVIYQGHALGTPGEVEVEVEMRGDAVVAVHVGGCAVLEREGLWKRGATREG
- a CDS encoding Cof-type HAD-IIB family hydrolase, with amino-acid sequence MLGLICVDVDGTLIGTDNTVRDDVWAALADARARGIRIALCSGRPAIGNALGYARRLDADGWHVFQNGASVVRVDSGESLSEALPEDALPMLIGRAHAEDRLLEVYTDTEFGVTRPGTLAERHSALLGVPYDPRTPESLVGTRVRAQWVVPREQESAVTAEPHAGLDLHPAGSPAMPDTMFISITRAGISKGSAVRRIAAEYGLDMDRVMMVGDGENDVSAMRVVGHPVAMGNADPPARAAARYTVGHVDDGGLMEAVGLALTL